Proteins co-encoded in one Flavobacterium sp. M31R6 genomic window:
- a CDS encoding MoaD/ThiS family protein — MTITLKYFGLLADITQLKEEQFSFDQETISVSALKSKIENSYQNMQNTTYNIAVNQTMSDLKTVIKDNDVIAFLPPFAGG; from the coding sequence ATGACCATAACGCTAAAATATTTTGGTTTACTCGCTGATATCACGCAATTGAAAGAGGAGCAATTTTCTTTTGATCAAGAGACTATCTCGGTTTCTGCATTAAAATCAAAAATTGAAAACAGTTACCAAAACATGCAAAATACAACTTATAATATTGCGGTTAATCAAACGATGAGCGATTTGAAAACCGTGATAAAAGATAATGATGTAATTGCTTTTTTGCCACCGTTTGCAGGAGGATAA
- a CDS encoding VOC family protein, with translation MRKIFLFIIVLFCTISLQAQDNTSFNFSFNHVSLSVKDLDSTCDFYKNTLGLQEITNRTKKEGIRWFSLGEGKELHLISTVKESVTINKAIHLGLTTPNFDSFVNKLDKLKIKYNDWEGNLNKITIRADGIKQIYLQDPNGYWIEVNSVAQK, from the coding sequence ATGCGTAAAATATTTCTATTCATCATTGTACTTTTCTGTACCATTTCCCTACAGGCACAGGATAATACTTCGTTCAATTTTTCTTTCAATCATGTATCGCTTTCAGTGAAAGATCTCGACTCTACCTGTGATTTTTACAAAAACACACTTGGTCTTCAAGAAATCACCAATAGAACAAAAAAGGAAGGCATCCGCTGGTTTTCATTGGGAGAAGGAAAGGAATTGCATCTAATCTCAACTGTAAAAGAAAGTGTGACAATTAACAAAGCAATACATCTTGGACTGACAACGCCAAACTTCGATTCCTTTGTCAATAAATTAGACAAACTAAAAATAAAATATAATGACTGGGAAGGCAACCTAAATAAAATAACCATTCGTGCAGACGGGATCAAACAAATATATCTTCAGGACCCAAACGGCTATTGGATAGAAGTAAACAGTGTTGCACAGAAATAA
- a CDS encoding winged helix-turn-helix domain-containing protein produces the protein MKIKSKIWIETDKGILISEGRIQLLKLIESTGSLNKAAKEMNISYQKAWKLIDASNKASKDPLIATQVGGNKGGGTVVTPYGKSLIESFEKINVACWEFLDLQLKKHSL, from the coding sequence ATGAAAATCAAGAGTAAAATTTGGATTGAAACCGACAAGGGAATTCTCATTAGCGAAGGGCGTATTCAATTGCTAAAGCTGATAGAGTCCACAGGTTCGCTCAATAAAGCAGCCAAGGAAATGAATATTTCGTATCAAAAAGCATGGAAACTGATTGACGCTTCGAACAAAGCTTCCAAAGATCCATTAATAGCTACTCAAGTAGGAGGGAATAAGGGAGGTGGGACTGTAGTGACCCCGTATGGAAAATCACTTATTGAGTCTTTTGAAAAAATTAATGTCGCCTGTTGGGAATTTTTGGATTTGCAACTTAAAAAGCATTCTTTATAA
- a CDS encoding VOC family protein, which translates to MEDPNNKTENLTPKVTGIGGIFFFTDNPEQTREWYCQNLGFEINDYGSTFESRNINRPDEINALQWSPFKKGDAYFSPSKKEFMINYRVQNIEELVKKLRENGVTILDEIESYDYGKFVHIMDPEGNKIELWEPNEN; encoded by the coding sequence ATGGAAGATCCTAATAACAAAACTGAAAACTTAACACCAAAGGTGACAGGAATTGGTGGCATTTTCTTTTTTACAGACAATCCGGAACAGACAAGAGAATGGTACTGCCAAAACTTAGGGTTTGAGATTAATGACTATGGTTCAACTTTTGAATCCAGAAATATTAACAGACCTGACGAGATAAATGCTCTTCAATGGAGTCCTTTCAAAAAAGGAGATGCCTATTTTTCTCCATCCAAAAAAGAGTTTATGATTAACTATCGTGTACAGAATATTGAAGAACTTGTCAAAAAGTTAAGAGAAAACGGTGTTACGATACTTGATGAAATTGAGTCATACGATTACGGTAAATTTGTACACATTATGGATCCTGAAGGAAACAAGATAGAACTTTGGGAACCTAACGAAAATTAA
- a CDS encoding molybdenum cofactor biosynthesis protein MoaE: MSTDKPKKSSFIQGQITSEFIGNSIAKHQSKTTIGAHNIFLGQVRADVIEGKTVAAIEYTAYEEMAEQTFYEIREAAFAKYELSCLHIYHSLGTVKTGEICLFVFVSAPRRKVVYEALEFLVEEIKEKTAIFGKEIFEDESYTWKVNAPQPRKGGVM, from the coding sequence ATGTCAACAGATAAACCAAAAAAAAGTTCTTTTATTCAAGGACAGATAACATCCGAATTCATCGGGAATTCGATTGCCAAACACCAAAGCAAAACCACAATTGGCGCCCACAATATTTTTCTGGGCCAAGTTCGCGCCGATGTGATTGAAGGAAAAACAGTCGCCGCTATTGAATACACCGCCTACGAAGAAATGGCTGAACAAACGTTCTACGAAATTCGGGAAGCGGCTTTCGCCAAATATGAGCTTTCTTGTTTGCATATTTATCACAGTTTGGGAACGGTAAAAACAGGCGAAATATGTTTATTTGTCTTTGTTTCCGCACCAAGACGAAAAGTGGTGTATGAAGCTTTGGAGTTTTTGGTGGAAGAAATAAAAGAAAAGACAGCCATTTTCGGAAAAGAAATTTTTGAAGATGAAAGCTACACTTGGAAAGTAAATGCCCCCCAGCCCCGAAAAGGGGGAGTTATGTAG
- the moaCB gene encoding bifunctional molybdenum cofactor biosynthesis protein MoaC/MoaB gives MVDITHKIITQRTATAQAIVKVGSPATIQAVLNKTVPKGDVLEVARTAGLFAVKNTSNSIPDCHPMPIEFTGIEYELLEDSVLIKVTVKAIYRTGVEVEAMHGASIVALTIYDMLKPIDKQVEILAIKLLNKKGGKSDYGVKDDLDLSVAVIVCSDSVSSGEKEDRAGKAISDKIKKLGLSVSNYTIIPDEVAYIQETINKLCSSNKDLIILAGGTGLSNRDVTPEAILPMLDRRIPGIEEAIRSYGQERTPYAMLSRSVVGFKGDTLIMALPGSTAGASESMDAVFPSVLHLFKILNGFNHGK, from the coding sequence ATGGTAGATATCACCCACAAAATAATAACACAACGCACAGCGACAGCACAAGCAATCGTAAAAGTAGGTTCGCCGGCGACAATACAAGCTGTTTTGAATAAAACCGTGCCGAAAGGCGATGTGTTGGAAGTCGCACGAACGGCAGGTTTGTTTGCCGTAAAAAACACATCGAACTCCATTCCGGATTGTCACCCCATGCCGATAGAATTCACCGGAATTGAATATGAACTGCTCGAAGATTCGGTATTGATAAAAGTAACCGTCAAAGCGATTTATAGAACAGGAGTGGAAGTCGAAGCCATGCACGGTGCATCAATAGTAGCCTTGACGATATACGATATGCTAAAACCTATCGATAAACAAGTCGAAATTTTGGCCATAAAGCTATTAAACAAAAAAGGTGGAAAATCCGATTATGGGGTCAAAGACGACCTTGATTTATCGGTAGCGGTAATCGTTTGTTCGGATAGTGTTTCCAGCGGAGAAAAAGAGGACCGAGCCGGAAAAGCAATCTCGGATAAAATTAAAAAATTGGGGCTAAGTGTTTCGAATTATACCATAATCCCTGATGAGGTGGCCTATATTCAGGAAACAATAAACAAGTTGTGTTCCTCAAACAAAGACTTAATTATCCTTGCGGGTGGAACTGGTTTGTCCAATCGAGACGTTACTCCCGAAGCTATACTCCCGATGCTCGACCGACGCATTCCGGGAATTGAGGAAGCCATTCGCTCTTACGGACAGGAAAGAACGCCTTATGCAATGTTGTCCCGAAGCGTGGTCGGCTTCAAAGGCGATACGTTGATTATGGCTTTGCCAGGTTCCACAGCGGGAGCCAGCGAATCTATGGATGCTGTGTTTCCGTCCGTATTGCATTTATTTAAAATATTAAATGGTTTCAACCATGGAAAATAA
- a CDS encoding molybdenum cofactor guanylyltransferase — MENKITAIILAGGKSQRMGTDKGLLDLNGKTFIKHICDALQPIVGSNILIVSPNKEFDALGFSRVEDIIENKGPVGGLYTALKESKTKVNLVLSVDVPMVSTELLQWLIESHNETDMVTQTKSGDKTCPLIGVYDRSMRIVFGEHIAGNQLKLRQVIEDVKHQTIEVPEKWSNQVQNINTLEEYQNLIK; from the coding sequence ATGGAAAATAAAATCACAGCAATAATATTGGCCGGCGGAAAAAGCCAACGCATGGGGACCGATAAGGGTTTATTGGATTTGAACGGAAAAACATTTATCAAACACATTTGCGATGCTTTGCAGCCGATTGTAGGTTCCAATATTTTGATTGTCTCTCCCAATAAAGAATTTGATGCTTTGGGTTTTTCCAGAGTGGAAGATATAATCGAAAATAAAGGTCCTGTGGGAGGACTTTACACAGCACTGAAAGAGTCTAAAACCAAAGTAAATCTGGTTTTGAGTGTCGATGTGCCGATGGTGTCGACTGAATTATTGCAATGGTTAATAGAAAGTCACAACGAAACCGATATGGTTACACAAACAAAAAGCGGTGATAAAACGTGCCCATTGATTGGGGTTTACGACCGCTCGATGCGAATTGTTTTTGGGGAACATATAGCTGGAAACCAATTGAAATTGCGACAAGTAATTGAGGATGTAAAACATCAAACTATTGAGGTTCCTGAAAAATGGAGCAATCAGGTGCAAAATATAAATACACTAGAAGAATATCAAAATTTAATCAAATGA
- a CDS encoding HesA/MoeB/ThiF family protein, which translates to MRYSRQIILPEIGEIGQQKLQDARVLVIGAGGLGCPVLQNLAAAGVGNIGIVDGDVVDETNLHRQLLYTLKDCGNSKAEIAKKAILELNPEISVTAFSEFFTVQKAAQIVGEYQIIVDCTDAIAVRYLINDVSVAKRIPMVYASIHKFEGQVSVFNYKNGPSYRCLFPEQEGLNAVPNCADSGVLGILPNTIGTLQATEVLKIILGIGEILSGKLLIYDALHFQTQIINFSKNPKAIEKGIIKGIKLLNSKKAETDLSPESFFEKCNQSGIIVIDVRELEEIPEFNGKNIVRIPLGALEEYSKKLDKNQEIVLFCQTGQRSLAAMNYLQKSGFVGVFHLGKGIESLKNQFQ; encoded by the coding sequence ATGAGATATTCCAGACAAATAATTCTCCCGGAAATTGGAGAAATAGGCCAGCAAAAATTGCAGGACGCCCGTGTCTTGGTGATTGGTGCTGGAGGTTTGGGCTGTCCGGTTCTTCAAAATTTGGCTGCGGCTGGAGTAGGCAACATCGGAATTGTGGATGGGGATGTGGTGGACGAAACCAATTTGCACAGACAATTATTATACACCTTAAAAGATTGCGGAAACAGCAAAGCCGAAATAGCCAAGAAAGCCATTTTGGAACTCAATCCCGAAATCAGCGTAACCGCTTTTTCAGAGTTTTTTACTGTCCAAAAAGCAGCACAAATAGTGGGAGAATACCAAATCATTGTCGATTGCACCGATGCGATTGCCGTTCGCTATTTGATTAATGATGTGTCAGTCGCCAAAAGAATTCCAATGGTGTATGCCTCAATCCATAAGTTTGAAGGTCAGGTTTCGGTATTCAATTATAAAAATGGACCGAGTTACCGCTGTTTGTTTCCGGAACAGGAAGGATTAAATGCGGTTCCTAATTGCGCTGACTCAGGAGTTTTGGGGATTTTACCGAACACCATTGGGACATTGCAGGCTACGGAAGTGCTCAAAATAATACTGGGAATAGGCGAAATATTGTCGGGAAAATTGTTGATTTACGATGCTTTGCATTTTCAAACGCAAATCATCAATTTCTCTAAAAATCCAAAAGCAATCGAAAAAGGAATCATAAAAGGAATAAAGCTTTTAAACAGTAAAAAAGCAGAAACAGATTTAAGCCCGGAATCTTTTTTTGAAAAATGCAATCAGTCGGGAATTATTGTTATTGACGTTCGGGAATTGGAAGAAATTCCAGAGTTTAACGGGAAGAATATTGTTCGGATTCCTTTGGGCGCATTAGAAGAATACAGTAAGAAATTGGATAAAAATCAGGAAATTGTTTTGTTTTGTCAAACGGGACAACGCAGTTTAGCCGCGATGAATTATCTCCAAAAATCAGGATTTGTTGGAGTTTTTCATTTAGGAAAAGGCATTGAATCTTTGAAAAATCAATTTCAATAG
- a CDS encoding DUF5995 family protein, translating into MNMKQATTIDEVILFLDEIIETSKLEQCAIGLFTTLYREVTLQIKHGIETGLFQNPERMGKLDVIFANRYLKAYYQFKAKEKCSECWEFSFTKGEEYWPIVVQHLLLGINAHVNLDLGIACAQVSTPESIFDLHSDYNKINEILSNLVEGVEKCLVEIWPTLTFILKISGKIDNFFIDFSMKTARDGAWKYATEFVLLPENQREASIQERDIKITKIARLVSNPGYFVSSIFKLIRLFERGTVYQKIIDLQMIEEKKVICAVA; encoded by the coding sequence ATGAATATGAAACAAGCCACAACTATAGATGAAGTCATTCTGTTTTTGGATGAAATAATTGAAACGTCAAAACTGGAACAATGTGCTATAGGTTTGTTTACCACTTTATATAGAGAAGTGACATTGCAAATAAAACATGGTATCGAAACGGGTTTATTTCAAAATCCAGAACGAATGGGAAAACTCGATGTTATTTTTGCCAATAGGTATTTAAAAGCTTATTATCAGTTTAAAGCGAAAGAAAAATGCTCAGAATGCTGGGAATTTTCGTTTACGAAAGGAGAAGAATATTGGCCAATTGTCGTACAACATTTGCTACTGGGAATCAACGCACATGTCAATCTAGATTTAGGAATCGCCTGCGCACAAGTCAGTACTCCTGAAAGCATTTTTGACTTACATTCTGACTATAATAAAATCAATGAAATTTTAAGCAATCTAGTCGAAGGAGTTGAAAAATGCTTAGTTGAAATCTGGCCAACGCTCACCTTTATATTGAAAATATCTGGCAAAATAGACAATTTCTTTATTGATTTTAGTATGAAAACCGCTAGAGATGGTGCATGGAAATACGCTACTGAATTTGTTCTTCTTCCAGAAAATCAAAGAGAAGCCTCCATACAAGAAAGGGACATCAAGATTACCAAAATAGCTCGATTAGTTTCGAATCCGGGTTATTTTGTAAGTAGCATTTTCAAGCTTATTCGATTATTTGAAAGAGGAACAGTTTACCAAAAAATAATTGACTTACAGATGATTGAAGAAAAAAAAGTCATATGCGCTGTTGCATAA
- the moaA gene encoding GTP 3',8-cyclase MoaA: MENNKNPMQDNHGRTHNYLRISITEHCNLRCTYCMPAEGIALTPRAHLMTADEIVTIAQAFVKLGVTKIRLTGGEPLVRKDAKTIIEQLGKLGVELTLTTNGILVHEFIDTFKEAGVTTLNVSIDSLKKDKFNLITRRNYFEKVIENLNLLEVNNFKVKLNVVVIKGFNDNEIIDFIEMTKDRNIQIRFIEFMPFDGNQWNKEKLVSYAEILTQVKAFYSDEKVNRLQDRPNDTSKNHKIESYRGSFSVISSVTNPFCSTCNRIRLTADGKLKNCLFSNSETSLLDTLRAGDSIEPLIFQNIKSKFAMRGGMDDDAKFQNPFLFSQNRSMIKIGG, from the coding sequence ATGGAAAATAACAAAAATCCAATGCAGGACAACCACGGCAGAACGCACAATTACCTCCGCATTTCGATTACGGAACATTGTAATTTGAGATGCACTTATTGTATGCCGGCTGAGGGGATTGCACTTACACCAAGAGCGCATCTGATGACTGCAGACGAGATTGTTACTATCGCTCAAGCTTTCGTAAAACTCGGTGTGACCAAAATCCGATTGACCGGTGGCGAGCCTTTGGTCCGAAAAGATGCCAAAACCATTATCGAACAATTAGGGAAACTAGGTGTTGAACTAACGTTGACAACCAACGGAATTTTGGTTCACGAATTCATAGATACGTTCAAAGAAGCAGGAGTTACCACTTTGAACGTGAGCATCGACAGTTTAAAAAAAGATAAATTCAACCTAATCACCCGCCGTAATTATTTTGAAAAAGTAATCGAAAATCTCAATCTACTTGAAGTAAATAATTTCAAGGTAAAACTGAATGTAGTCGTTATCAAAGGGTTTAATGATAACGAAATTATCGACTTTATCGAAATGACTAAAGACCGAAACATTCAAATCAGGTTTATAGAATTTATGCCTTTTGATGGCAACCAATGGAATAAAGAAAAACTGGTGAGTTATGCCGAAATCCTAACGCAAGTCAAAGCTTTTTATTCGGATGAAAAGGTTAACCGTTTACAGGACAGACCTAACGACACTTCCAAAAATCATAAAATTGAATCCTATAGAGGCAGTTTTTCGGTAATCAGTTCCGTAACCAATCCGTTTTGCAGTACATGCAACCGCATCCGCCTAACCGCAGACGGAAAACTAAAGAATTGTTTGTTTTCGAATTCTGAAACCTCTTTGCTCGACACATTACGTGCGGGAGATTCAATAGAACCACTTATCTTTCAAAATATAAAATCAAAATTCGCCATGCGTGGCGGAATGGATGATGATGCTAAATTCCAGAATCCTTTTCTTTTTTCTCAAAATCGTAGTATGATTAAGATTGGGGGCTAA
- a CDS encoding AI-2E family transporter translates to MNQNNLNFNSFNFEKIADTIIRLGVLFLLIGWCYDILKPFVLIIVWAIVISIAFSPVYERVVRLFKGRKILATIFVALTLLTLFVVPSVLITQSLYEEINNFAHYYQTNEHLIPPPGETTKSWPTITRPIVEIWTSASEDLSKVALKYSDQLKIAGAWLLLSLAGIGKGILQFIISIIIAMGLLLYTESLVKVSKNIFIKLIGSNGEHYAEVTVITIRNVVKGFLGVALIQALMIGIGFFLAGVPFAGIFTIICLFLAIIQVGIGPIAIPVVIYMYSVTDATTSTILAIWVGITLISDNILKPIFLGRGNPPAPMLVIFLGAIGGFIYNGFIGLFLGAVILTLGYKFFLSWIDITEEPQIEESQIEAEE, encoded by the coding sequence ATGAATCAAAATAACTTAAACTTCAACAGTTTCAATTTTGAAAAAATTGCCGATACCATTATTCGTCTTGGCGTCCTCTTCCTGTTAATCGGATGGTGTTATGATATTTTAAAACCCTTCGTCTTAATAATAGTTTGGGCGATAGTTATTTCCATAGCCTTCAGTCCAGTTTATGAAAGGGTTGTCAGATTATTCAAAGGCCGAAAAATTTTAGCCACTATATTTGTCGCACTCACATTACTTACTCTTTTTGTCGTTCCCAGCGTACTCATCACCCAATCCTTATACGAAGAAATCAATAATTTCGCCCATTATTACCAAACCAATGAGCACTTGATTCCGCCTCCCGGAGAAACCACCAAAAGCTGGCCAACCATAACAAGACCTATTGTAGAAATATGGACCTCGGCCTCCGAAGATCTTTCCAAAGTGGCGCTTAAATACTCGGACCAATTAAAAATAGCCGGTGCATGGCTACTCCTTTCCTTGGCGGGAATTGGCAAAGGCATCCTACAGTTTATCATCTCGATCATCATCGCCATGGGACTATTATTGTATACCGAATCATTAGTCAAGGTTTCCAAAAACATTTTCATCAAACTGATAGGTTCCAATGGCGAACATTATGCCGAAGTCACCGTAATTACCATCCGCAATGTCGTAAAAGGATTCTTGGGCGTAGCCCTAATCCAAGCACTGATGATAGGAATTGGATTCTTTTTGGCAGGAGTTCCTTTTGCTGGAATTTTCACGATTATTTGCCTTTTTCTAGCCATAATACAAGTAGGAATTGGCCCCATTGCCATCCCTGTTGTGATTTATATGTATTCCGTAACCGATGCTACCACCTCAACCATACTGGCGATTTGGGTAGGAATCACACTGATTTCCGATAATATCCTGAAACCAATATTCCTCGGAAGAGGCAACCCGCCTGCACCGATGCTCGTAATATTCCTTGGAGCCATCGGCGGTTTTATTTACAACGGATTCATTGGATTATTCCTTGGGGCTGTAATTCTAACCTTAGGCTACAAATTTTTCCTTTCCTGGATCGATATCACTGAAGAGCCTCAAATAGAAGAATCACAAATAGAGGCCGAAGAATAG
- a CDS encoding putative quinol monooxygenase, translating into MKTLEPANKMQFSQIKLLSTVVILFILTLFFSTNTMAQEKIQMVRLAKIKVDPLQLDKYNDALKEQMTTAVRVEPGVLTYYAVADKNDPSQITILEIYADTDAYKSHIETIHFKKYKETVKDMVKALELTDVNLIGSAKKDGM; encoded by the coding sequence ATGAAAACACTTGAACCAGCTAACAAAATGCAGTTTAGCCAAATTAAATTGCTCAGCACAGTAGTTATCTTATTTATTCTAACCCTTTTTTTTAGTACAAATACTATGGCTCAAGAAAAAATTCAAATGGTTCGCTTGGCAAAAATAAAAGTTGACCCATTGCAATTGGACAAATACAACGACGCATTAAAAGAACAAATGACAACTGCTGTTCGTGTTGAGCCAGGTGTATTAACCTATTACGCTGTTGCCGACAAAAACGATCCTTCACAAATTACAATACTTGAAATATATGCTGATACTGACGCATACAAATCACATATCGAAACAATACATTTTAAGAAATACAAAGAGACTGTTAAGGATATGGTTAAAGCATTGGAACTTACAGACGTTAATTTAATTGGTTCGGCTAAGAAGGACGGGATGTAA
- the glgA gene encoding glycogen synthase — MKIALYTNEFPPNIYGGAGVHIDFLSHELAKLAQVEVRCFGDQKENKDSMHVEGINSCLTKMVDPENEHIKMFHNLSRNVEMAQATPKADIVHCHTWYTHLAGVFTRELLQVPLILTTHSLETHRPWKVEQLGNGYFMSRWIETNAYKTADGVIAVSEQMKTDVVEAYGVDPKKVTVIHNGIDPEFYKPTFDDNLLREYGIDPNIPFVLFVGRITRQKGISQLIEAAQYFNEDCQIVLCAGAPDTEEIALETSTLIDQLKTKRKGVILISEMLPREKVKVLYSHARVFACPSLYEPFGIINLEAMSCETPVVGSHVGGIPEIIVEGETGYLIPLESVSRTNFNPLNPTAFQKAFAAKVNALLDNEELATAMGKAGRVRVLKQFSWESIAKTTFNYYQEVIARFEKEQA; from the coding sequence ATGAAGATAGCGCTTTATACCAACGAATTTCCACCAAACATTTATGGCGGAGCAGGAGTTCATATTGATTTTTTAAGTCATGAATTGGCCAAATTGGCACAAGTCGAAGTTCGATGTTTTGGTGACCAAAAAGAAAACAAGGACTCCATGCACGTGGAAGGAATAAATTCCTGTTTGACCAAAATGGTTGATCCAGAAAATGAACATATCAAGATGTTTCATAATTTAAGCCGAAATGTCGAAATGGCTCAGGCTACTCCAAAAGCCGATATTGTTCATTGCCATACTTGGTACACACATTTGGCTGGTGTTTTCACGAGGGAATTGTTGCAGGTGCCTTTGATATTGACCACACATAGTTTGGAAACCCACCGTCCTTGGAAAGTGGAGCAACTCGGGAATGGTTATTTTATGTCACGATGGATAGAAACCAATGCCTATAAGACTGCAGATGGAGTAATAGCGGTGAGCGAGCAAATGAAAACCGATGTGGTAGAAGCTTATGGTGTAGATCCCAAAAAAGTGACCGTAATCCATAACGGAATTGATCCTGAATTTTACAAACCTACTTTTGATGATAATTTATTGAGAGAATATGGAATTGATCCAAATATTCCGTTTGTGCTTTTTGTGGGGCGAATTACCCGCCAGAAAGGGATTTCGCAATTGATAGAAGCGGCCCAATATTTTAATGAAGATTGCCAAATTGTGCTTTGCGCCGGAGCTCCAGATACCGAAGAAATTGCGCTTGAAACGTCAACACTAATCGATCAGTTGAAAACCAAAAGAAAAGGAGTAATCCTTATTTCGGAAATGTTGCCACGAGAAAAAGTCAAAGTGCTGTACAGTCATGCGAGAGTTTTTGCCTGTCCTTCCTTGTACGAACCTTTTGGAATCATCAATCTCGAAGCCATGTCTTGTGAAACGCCGGTTGTGGGAAGTCACGTGGGTGGAATCCCAGAGATTATTGTAGAAGGAGAGACTGGATATTTGATTCCGCTGGAAAGTGTTTCTAGAACGAACTTTAATCCGCTGAATCCAACTGCTTTTCAGAAAGCCTTCGCGGCCAAAGTAAATGCATTGTTAGATAATGAAGAATTAGCAACCGCTATGGGTAAGGCAGGTCGAGTGCGAGTGCTGAAACAATTTAGTTGGGAGTCTATCGCCAAAACCACGTTTAATTATTATCAAGAAGTAATTGCTAGGTTTGAGAAAGAGCAGGCTTAG
- a CDS encoding YbjQ family protein — MANPKDILVITTSSADGLKIKKHLKPVSAHIVAGTNLFSDFFGGLTDVFGGRSSSYQKQLSSLYNEAIDRIKYNTHEIGGNCVIGLNIDMDEISGKGKSMFMLTAIGTAVIIEKDEKLNSLSNTNEKFENVGVERINNLRQRKNIIEKAEKRELYYDDETWSFIISNQVQEIFPFLLEKHKNIIENFQSMPDSYNVFHKNFISYIDALEETQRVSLLYDIMESETNHQVALYITKVIKELNLFDYEKNIALLKNSDFKKQKIGLRIATYDKSFYDKNDIENLNQTKNFIHSSFKERGEITTKKQLLSSKEKDVWNCECGNKSVEIGEYCGSCDNDIFGFKESEMKPAEIVKYIDQKIELINESIK, encoded by the coding sequence ATGGCAAATCCTAAAGACATTTTAGTAATAACAACTTCTTCTGCAGATGGATTAAAAATCAAAAAACATCTAAAACCAGTTTCAGCTCATATCGTGGCAGGAACCAATTTATTTAGTGACTTTTTTGGAGGATTAACAGATGTATTTGGAGGTCGTTCAAGTTCATATCAAAAACAGTTGTCATCCCTTTATAATGAAGCAATTGATAGAATAAAATACAATACACACGAAATTGGAGGAAACTGCGTAATTGGTTTGAATATTGATATGGACGAAATTTCAGGAAAAGGAAAATCAATGTTTATGTTAACTGCTATAGGAACAGCGGTAATTATTGAAAAAGACGAAAAACTAAATTCATTATCAAATACGAATGAAAAGTTTGAAAATGTTGGGGTTGAAAGAATAAACAATTTAAGACAAAGAAAAAATATCATTGAAAAAGCTGAAAAACGAGAACTTTATTATGATGATGAAACTTGGAGTTTTATAATTTCAAATCAAGTTCAAGAAATTTTTCCTTTCTTATTAGAAAAACACAAAAACATAATTGAAAACTTTCAATCAATGCCTGATTCTTATAATGTGTTCCATAAAAATTTCATAAGCTATATTGATGCTTTAGAAGAAACCCAAAGAGTAAGTTTACTTTACGATATAATGGAAAGCGAAACTAATCATCAAGTTGCTTTATATATAACTAAAGTAATCAAGGAATTAAACTTATTTGATTATGAAAAAAACATAGCTTTACTTAAAAATTCAGATTTTAAAAAACAAAAGATAGGTTTACGAATTGCAACCTATGATAAATCATTTTATGACAAAAATGATATTGAAAACTTAAATCAAACCAAAAATTTTATTCATTCTTCTTTTAAAGAAAGAGGAGAAATAACAACTAAAAAACAACTTTTGTCTTCAAAAGAAAAAGATGTTTGGAATTGTGAATGCGGAAATAAATCAGTTGAAATTGGGGAATATTGCGGAAGTTGTGACAATGATATTTTTGGATTTAAAGAATCAGAAATGAAACCAGCAGAAATTGTGAAATACATTGACCAAAAAATTGAACTAATAAACGAGTCTATAAAATAA